CTGCGCTCGTTCGAATCGTGTGCGAGGAGCCAGTGGACGCGCAGGAGCTGATCTTCGTGCTCCGAGCGGGTGAGGCGCGCGTGCATCAGGTTGCGGAGCACGTGGCCCCAGACCGTGTTTACGCGACTCGCGAGGCGGCCCGAGTCGTCCACCTTGGCTGCGACGTAGAGGAGGTAGTTCTTGACCTTCTCGAGCTCCGAGAGCGGCTTTCCTCGGTTGTTCAACACCTCGAAGATCACCCCCACCTCGGCCTCGCTCTCGACGGGGAAGAGCGAGGTCCCGAGGCGCTGGGACACCTTCGCGTAGAGGTCGATGAGCCAGGCCGGGTACTCGGAGCCGAGCTTCGTGGCCTGGGCTAGGAAGTAGTCCTCGAGGCAGGCGCGGGCGTTCTCGATTCGCTCCTCGCTGGCCGTCTTCGGACACGCCGTCGAGCGCGGCTCGAGGAACATGCGGCCCTCGAAGAAGTCTCCAAGCTCCCCGGCGAGCGAGAGCTTCGGGAGACGCGCCTTGGTGCCGAGCGCGTGGACCCACAGGAAGGACCGGCGGATCCCCTCCGGTAGCGACGCGTCTCCGCTCAGTTTCTGCAGCTCCCTTCGGACCTGACACAGCACCATCACGATCGTCGTGAGCCGCTGCTGCCCGTCGACCACATCGAAGACCTGGTGGGTGGCCCCGCCCTCGTCCATCTGCGGCTCTGCGTTGGCGGTGCGGTGAAGTACGATGGTGCCCGTGTAGTGGACCTGTCTCGCTCCCAGGAGCTCGAGATCTCCAAGGAAGTCTCGGAGCTGCGGCTCCTCCCACGAGTACCCTCGTTGGTAGTCCGGCACCCGAAGGAGCTTGCCCTCGAAGAGCTGGGCGATGCTGAGAAGATTGGCTTGCACGAGGTGGCGCCCGTCTTGGTGGTCTTGGTACGGGAAGGAGGTGGGTCGCCGAGGTCCGTTACCTGGGGCTAAACACCTTCTCCCAGCGCTCCGCGAGCAGCCGGAAGCACTCGGTGGATTCGGCGATGGCCGCGTCGAGGTCGGTGTCCTTGCGCAGGGGAATCTCGCGGAGATGGATGGCCTTGACGTTTTCGGAGAGAACACTCTCGCTGAATCCCGCGTCGCGGAGCGCTGTGTGAAGCCCCTCCCTCCGCTCGGCCTGACTCACGACGAGATAGGGTGTGAGCGAGAACTGGCCAACGGTCTCAGGCGTCTCGATCCCCATCGAGACGCCCAAGTAGATATCTCCCTGGAGCGAGCTAGGGGCCGTTGGCTTGAGCTGGCACCACGCGTCCCACTCGCCGCGGACGTCCGTGTTCCCCGCTGTTGTCTTCGCTCTCAGGGACAGCGCGTCTTTCGCGCCCGCTCGCGCCTTGTCGAGGATCGCCTCCACGTGGCCGCACGCCCAGCCGTAGACGTCTTGGAACATGCGCCAGTCCTCGGGGGACACGTCGCTCGGTTTTTCCATGGTGACGAGCTCGTCGACCTGGGAGGCGTGGTCGAGATAGAACGCGAGGGAGGCGGGGAGGGTCATCGTGGGGGGCTTTCGTCGGTGGAGCGGCCGAGGGCGGCGCGGAGGTACGGGACGAGGGCGGCGCGCGCCTCCCGCGTCGAGGGGAGAGGGTCGAGCGGGCGGCGCACCACGTGGCGCATGACGGTGCCGAGGTAGAGTCCCAGCACGTCGCGCCACGGACCTGGCTCGGCGGCGCGGAGCTCCGCTCGAAACGCGACCGCGAGGTCGGCATACGAGAGCGAGCGCCAGCCGTGTGTCTGGGTATCTGCGACGGCCGTTGGGGCCAAGCCGCGCGGGGTCAGGTAGACGAGATAGCGCCGGGCGGCGGGCGTCTCCTCGGCCCATAGGCGGTAGGCGTCGAGCTGTTGGTCGTGGTCGACGGTGCCAATCTTGTTCTCGAGGACGAGGAGAGTCCTGCTTGGGCCTTCGCCGAGCTCCACGACGAGGTCGGGGATGATGGTGCGGCTCGTGGGGCCGGGGAGCGTCTGCGCCTCCTCGACCCTCACCTTCGCCATGCTCAGTTCCGTGGCCTCCTCGTGGCCGGCGTCCCTCACCAGCCGAAGCAGCGCCCCGAGGAGCCTCTCTCCGAGCGCGCCCGCGCGCTGCGGGTCGATCAGCGCCCCGAGCACGCGCGTGTGGTGCGGCTCGTACGTCGCGCGGCCGAGCAGCTCGAGGAGATCGACGTTGGCCGCCGCGGGATCGGTGTGGAGCGCCGTGCCCAGCTCTTGCACGAGGCCGTCGAAGTGGTTCGCCTCACGGAACGCGCTCTCGACGAGGCGCTCCCACACCGCGCCGAGTCGCGCGACGTCCTCGTCCTCGCCCCGCGGGTGCTCTCGCGCGTGGGCTTCCACGAGATCGCGCCGCAGCGCCGCGAACAGAGCGCCCGGGCCCCCGGCCGGACCGCCGAGCGCGTGCACGCGGCGTAGCTCGCCCCAGAATTCTTCCCCCATGGCGCTCATGGAGCGCCCACTCCCGCTGGCCGGCAAGCCTGATCATCCGCACAGTCGGCTCTATCCGGTCCAGGCAATGGCCGCGACGCCTCAGGAGGTATCGGGATGGGTCCCCATCGTGCAAGTCTGCTCGTGCCGCCTCCGCCGCGCGAACCCATCGATCCAGGGGCCGAGTGAGTCTGCACCCTTTGCGTTGTGCTCGCCCGCTCGAACCCCTTAGGCTCCCTCGCCATGCCCCGCCTCGACGTCGCCACGCTCTCGCCCGACCTCCGCCCCACCGGCACCTGGGCCGCGGCGCTGCTTCACGCGCTCGCTCGCGACGAGGCCGCGGGGCGCCGCCCGGCGCGCCTCACGGAGCCTCGCCTCGACACGTGGAAGCGCTTCCGCGGACGCCTCACCGCCCCCGATCTCGTGGCGCTCCTCTTCGAGGACGCGGCGGTGATTCACCCGGTGCCGTTCGACGCGGAGGTTATCCACGGCTCGCTCGGGCCTGTTCGCCTCGGCGGCCTGCCGGCCCCGCTCGCCGACGCGTGGCTGACGGCGCTCCCTTCGACGGACCTCGCCACTCCGAGTCCCGACTACATCGCCGAACAGGCGCGCCTCCTCGGCGTGCCCACGCGCATGGCCCGCTCCGATCTTCATGTCGTGAAGCCCCACCAGAAGGTCCTCGAGCTGCCTGGCACGGGCGGCCAGCTCGCGCACTACCTCGTGTCCACACACCCAGGCCTCACGCTCCAGGAGAACGTGGCGATCGCGTGCGGCTCGTGGCAGGAGCTCACGCTCGCCGGCCTCGTCGGCCTGGATCTGGGCGCGCCGCACTCCGGGTTCGCGACGCGCGTGACCCCCGAAGACCTGAAGCGCCCAGAGCACCCGCTGCGCCAGCGCTCGTTCGACTTCGTGGTGGGGCTCGCCCCC
This genomic window from Myxococcales bacterium contains:
- a CDS encoding PD-(D/E)XK nuclease family protein; its protein translation is MSAMGEEFWGELRRVHALGGPAGGPGALFAALRRDLVEAHAREHPRGEDEDVARLGAVWERLVESAFREANHFDGLVQELGTALHTDPAAANVDLLELLGRATYEPHHTRVLGALIDPQRAGALGERLLGALLRLVRDAGHEEATELSMAKVRVEEAQTLPGPTSRTIIPDLVVELGEGPSRTLLVLENKIGTVDHDQQLDAYRLWAEETPAARRYLVYLTPRGLAPTAVADTQTHGWRSLSYADLAVAFRAELRAAEPGPWRDVLGLYLGTVMRHVVRRPLDPLPSTREARAALVPYLRAALGRSTDESPPR